The Spiroplasma citri genome has a segment encoding these proteins:
- a CDS encoding lipoprotein, producing the protein MKKILSLLGTITLIGTSTTSLVACNTQYNEDELEQLKIENKINTTNQEIKDNLEWIAPQEKPFNQVDNKYYFVVWSSDDKNDWRIIKFQNNDLQHNKILDKHNECVLVLEFLSSHNTDLFIQENKYPNRRWYWKNDTKNTYFKSVYRWNDEEQKLPNLDIDNNGNVKVNT; encoded by the coding sequence ATGAAAAAAATATTAAGTTTATTAGGTACAATCACTCTAATTGGAACAAGTACAACAAGTTTAGTTGCTTGTAACACACAATATAACGAAGATGAATTAGAACAATTAAAAATAGAAAACAAAATAAATACTACTAATCAAGAAATTAAAGACAATTTAGAATGAATAGCACCACAAGAAAAACCATTTAATCAAGTTGATAATAAATATTATTTTGTTGTGTGGAGTAGTGATGATAAAAATGATTGAAGAATTATTAAATTCCAAAATAATGATTTACAACACAACAAAATTTTAGATAAACATAATGAATGTGTACTTGTATTAGAATTTTTATCATCACATAATACAGATTTATTTATTCAAGAAAATAAATATCCAAATCGCCGTTGATATTGAAAAAATGATACGAAGAATACTTATTTTAAATCAGTTTATCGTTGAAATGATGAAGAACAAAAATTACCTAATTTAGATATTGATAATAATGGCAATGTAAAAGTTAATACATAA